The genomic segment aaagaaagatgacaagtatggcaaaagaaaagaagaaagcaaaaagataaTGGTCACTCAAATTCAACATCTCTCAACTTGTAGTTTCTAAATAGGTAACATGCGGTGAGGGTACATGAGGCTAGATGATCACTCCTCCATGGCCTTTGAATAAAATAGACTTCACACGGTGTACACGCCATTATACTTCCAAGATATTATAGACATTTCCAGTTCAAGTATTCTGGTGGAACTTAAAATTTACCATTTATGGAGCTAGTTATATTCTTTTATGGGATTATATAATTGTTATGTCCTCAAATTTTCAATACCTACCTacgtaaataaatgaataatattatattagacTTTTtataatccaaatcaaatatgtatatatagtctgaatttattattaatcaaagtCAGTTTTATTGtatacaaatgaaaaaaaaatcgtaaactTTTGTAATTGTCGAGTTTGGCGTGTGATTTATCGATCGCGATACATGTAATATAATACATTTTCCTTTGAATTTTCCATCATAGAGGATAATGTTTTCGTAGAATAAAAATAGGATAACAAATACCagcaagaaaaaataagaatttgtTGAAAACTTGAAGTCTTGAATTgttataaattctatatatatcaataataatgacaataataataaatgtacAAATGCTGTGGTCGAAAATGGTTTTGAACTGCTGGCTTTATCCTTTGACGTTGGACATAGGCCGATCTACATTTGATGTGACATTGTAAGATCTCTTTTATTAGTGGATTTTAAATCTCTTCATTGGACCCAACACATGTGGGTTTTTAATGTCATCACAAAATTTATtcactttttctctttgttttttcccCTCAGACATTtcactatataatataatatatatgtatctatatataaatatattgttttcttctccCTGGTTTCGAATTTTGAACAACTgttttctctaaattttgaccagTTGTTTTTTGCTCTACAATTGTTAGTATACTTTAAACtatcattttatgtttttttctttcttcaaatttatcacaaattaaaaatatatatactttaagaATATAGCATGCAAATGTAGTTTGGAAAAGGacattcttatttttctttaacaatGCTTCACACTTGAAATTTTCCTTAAGATAGGATACGATAAATATTAAAACGAATCAGATCCACCAGGTTTATAACAGACTGCATATATGTTGTTAATCAGCAAATGCTTATAATATAGTGATTCACTGATTCTTCTGTAACATTGGTCGACATTAGAAAATGTTCTATATGATGCATATGATTGgcaactaaaataataatactagtataatgatttttttttttctgggggTCAAATTGCATAATGGTTGAAGGCTTTTAGATGAGTCCTAACTTGGATCGAAGGAAATTTAATTACCTATTTAGTTTCCGTGCAAAGCGGGAAATCGATGCATGAACCACGACACTAATAATTTCATTAATGACTGACTCGAACTAAAGTGGGATTTAATTATGTGTTCTGTTTATTAGGTTTTATCACctaattaattagtttcaaCCCACCAAAAACACATAGAGATCACATGTATTTGAGAAATGAGAATCATCTCTAAAATTGTGTTTTGACAATTTTAGTTACTTACAAAATTCCCAttaattaagtattttttttttttggcagtaacaaaaatacattatacCGGATTAATTTGACCtgatgaatggtaaaaaaattataataaaatgaagCTGTGATGTGATTATGTGTATAGTAGCTAGCTGTGATGACCTATGTTCGTGAGCTTTCGTATTTTGCTCTACTCTAGATTTGTTGCGTAGttcattactattattattattattattattattatttttttctccgaGATTTTAAGAGACTTGTCAATTGACCATAATAATTACTACAAgaattttgtttatgattttgtttctgttttcaaTTCATACAACACTGAAAGTTAGTTCATGTGTAATGTTCCCACAAAACTGAATAATTaaagggaaaaatgtcatttaaaccatgaactttcaaattttggccatttaatccatgaactttgttgtaggccatttaaaacatcaacttttgttgattagtttttttaaacatgaaatttctttgaccaagccaaaaaagacatgacgttaaatccgataattGACTTACTAACAGACGTTAATATGCCGTTAATTACTCCGTTACTAACAAAACGACAACGTTTTAATAGaagttttagtttgaaaaatgtcatttaaaccatgaacttttaaatataggccatttaaaccatgaaattGTCAATgcatgtcatttaaaccatgaactttcaactTTCTGTcatataaatcataaacttgCCATGGGCCTTTGGTGAAAACTAGACaacctgaaaattttggttactGTAGCAAACCGAAAATAGAAAGCCTAACCGTTCGGTGCAATTGATTTGGATAATCGTATTTCGGTTCAATTTGGTAATCGGACCGATTGGTTTATTAGAAACCACAATATATAAACCTAACCGGCTAAACCGTTTAACCCtagtttagtttctctcttctttcttcgactCTGTCTCATGATGCGAttctgaaaaagagaaagaagaacatcaattcatccttctttttcgatctttgtcatatattttgtgtctttttgtatttgtcttGAGTCTTCTTCATTTATTAGGACACTACACTAGAGTTTAAAGGattgatcatcttcttttaGGACACTACACTAGAGTTTGAATGATTGATCgtctttttcatgtattatggtttaaatgatataaatttgaaagttcatggtttaaatgacatatatttacaagttcatggtttaaacggcctatatttaaaagttcatggtttaaatgacattttttcgcattaaaacttccattaaaacgacgtagttttgtcagtaacggagtgattaacggcatagtaacgtctgttagtagGTTAACtatcggatttaacgtcatgtcttttttggcttggtcaacgAAATTTCATGTTTAAATAAGCTAGTCagcaaaaattgatgttttaaatggcctaaaacaaagttcatggtttaaatggccaaaatttgaaagttcattgtttaaatgacatttttcccaataaTCAAATCAGTTATTTGTAAAGTTTTTCCTTTGCACTTCCAGAATTTTCTAAGTAGAAAATGACTTACGtcgcatgttttttttttcaattccttTATCACCTAAAAGAGGGTTTTCATGATGTTTCAACAAGGCCATAGTAGAGAACTAGAATCCGCAACTCTGAAAATGATTCATAGCAATGATAGCATCAAAGTTTTATCCAAACTACTGTCCAAATTAAACATGCTTGTTCAATACCGACATGGTCTAAAGAGAGCTTCTCTGATACATGAAAAGTAAAAGAGCAGGGCCAAACTACAGAAAGATGgtaaaattgaaatcaaaatatttttggctTAAAGAATATCAGAAAAGTGTACACAATATAGATTGTTAACTATgcaaaaagaggaaaaacatAGACTTGtacaaaagaatcaaagaacccaccccaaaaaaatgaattgttaaaaagtatatagaaaagaacaagtaaacaaaaaaaaaaggaaaacaaaaggcCACATCTTCCTCTGTTTACACAAAACGCCCAAAACAAACAAGTGGAGgaggtaacaaaaaaaacacgcACAACACCCTTTGATTCGTTTTGGGTCTTCAGGAGAGGGCTCTTCTCATTTCTGTGATCTATCTCTGCATGTCCTAaactctaatcttttttttttcctaaagtTAGAACTGTTGAGAGATACATCTTCGATGAGAAGCCGTTGAGCGTTTCGtgggttgttttgtttctagtttCCAAACAGAGCCTATGTCTTGTGCGATCCTAACCGCATCCATTGACGCACCTGAGAGCCCTTTCTTCGTAAACCCAACTGCATACAATCCTGTCCTCCCTTTCCAACCGTTGTTATCAGCTACTGTCTTTGGGAAACCATTCTTTGCAAAGAACTCACTCTCTTGTAGCCAATATGGGACGTTACTACGATAACCAGTAGCGAGGACTACTGAGTCCACGTCTAGTTGTTCTCCGTTGACAAGTTCGACTTGGTTTCCGTTAAACCTTTTGATCCCTGGAACCACATCGATCTTTCCTGATTTGATCTTCTCCATAGCTCCGATGTCAAGCACGGGTGTTTTGCCTTTGACACTCTTTAGCTCCATCGGACCCATCTCGGGTCGTTTCAACCCGTACTTCTCGATGTTTCCAAGCACCATCCAACTCAAAACCATTAGTATCTTGTCCACAAGCCATAGAGGAAGCCATCTTAACATCTTCATTGCAAGCTCGAACGTGGATTTACCCATTACTTCCCTCGGCATCACGTGAAGGGAGCTTCTCACGACCATGGAAGGCTTAGCGAAATGGTTTGCTAGGTCAAGTGACACTTCCATGCCTGAGTTTCCACAACCGACGACCAGAACTTTTTTCCCGGCGAACTTCTCGCCGGACTTGTAGTCACAAGCGTGAATCACCTCGCCGGAAAACTCGGAAAGTCCCTCAATCTCCGGCATCACTCTTTCCGCATTCTCTCCAGTGGCCACCACAAGCCACCGGCAAATATACTCGACCTCCGTCCGAGTCGACTCGGTGTTCGACACGGTCTTGACTCGCCACAACCCACTGGTCTCATCGAACCGAGCGGTCTGCACACACTCGTTGAACTTAGGGTTGATCTCGAACCGGGTTGCGTAGGACTCAAGGTAGTCGATGAACTGACGCTTCGTCGGGTACTCAGGGAAGTCCTCCGGGAAGGGCATTTTCGGTAATTGACAAAACTGCTTGGGAAGGTGAAGCTTGAGACGATCGTAAGTACGTTTTTGCCATAGAGAAGCAATACAGTCTGCTCTCTCGAGAACAACGAAAGGAACGTTTTGTTCATGTAAACAAGCCGCGGTGGCTAAACCCGAAGGTCCTGCTCCAACGATGACAGGTCCATTGACCCAAATACACCGGTTAGGTGTTGAATCTTGATGATCATGATCCATCAAACGAAACATActctccatttcttttttttatataagtttctTTAACGAGTTTTAGAGTTAGAGAaagtttttgtaaaagaaaagagaaagtgagagagagagatagaagcaATAGAGGTAATTGGAAATGGTTATGAATTTGGAATGAAGATAGTGTTTGAAGGTTATGGTGCTTATATAGAAGAATAGATCATCCCATGTGGCGTTGAATATTTTTCCACTCTCGacgatatttattttattatagtaatatataatcatgagcttctgatatttgttttttttttaataataacagaGTATTTGTGAGTATGATTGCTTAAGAGTTGTActtaatttatttaagaaaagctaatgggtgtgtgtgtgtgacggTTGAGCACTTGTAATAAACAGTGGTAATGCTTGACGACGAAGTAATAGTgtcatactaatatttttttttggtattgggAAATACAAATTTCTACCGACCATTTGGTGTGTGTTACTATTATTACTTAATTACATCTTTTAATTAGTAACTATACTAGtaatattattggttaatagtaatactattattaaaagagagaatgaaTGTGGAAGTGATGGAATTAGGGAGCAACGATGGTGACTGTTGAGAGAGAAGTGATTCTTCCAAGGAGGATGAAGCCACGTGGGAGATGACGTGGACTGGAGAAGCCACGTGGAGAGGATGAGGGAGCCAAAGCTCtgttattatttttctcttacATTGTGTGGAACCAAATGAATAAATCCACATCAACCCCATTCCCTTCAATTAGAGAGCTTCTTCTAGCTccactattattattatttttggtccCGCCATCTCCacatttttccaatttttttaaataatattttaataaaactatgATAAATTTTAGGTAcggaaaatgtgattttactaacaacatatatatccttttattattatgttaaagACAaatctcacattttttttattttagttagaTCAATAACCAACTAAAATCTTCTACATTGATATCTTTACTACAAGTTATTGATCTAGTGCTCTCACTACTGACTATCACCTCTGTCtataaaagattgattttctagttccacaaaaattgatttttaatatatttttaactaattaataataatttgtaaacttcaaaagtaatcactttatgaattgtttttagtttataattaaataatcagttttagtgaaagaaaataatatatttgttaataattaatactcattatttcttaatttgtgtgaaaaattttaaacataatttttttaggaACTGAGAGTAATTTATAATACTAGTGGATGATCATTGTGGACACTTTCAAATgatatgagaaaaaaaagtatttaatttttgcttcttgtttacTCAAAATCTCGACCTAAAGAagtatcaaaattatttttagtgtagtgttttcatattaaattttaaattaggcAATAGAGcccatcaaaataaaatatgtgatagGTAGTATTTGATTAAGGAAGCCTTTTATTAGCTTTAATAAAGTTGGAAATTACACGATTTTAACTTTTGTAACTAAAGCTATGCTAGCCAAGTGATGGTGACTAACTCAAGCTAGAATCGTAAagatttttttcctcttcattgGTACTTGTAATCGCAATTGTAAAGTGCATTTTCTTGAAAGTAATCAAGCAAAAGCGACTCATATTGGTGGCTGGCTATGAGTTAAGTTTTTGAGTTTGTCAAAAGAAACTTTCTATATTATAATAGAAAATCAGAGGATCCCACCAAAACCCACTAGAAGGATTGTGGGAAGAAGAAACCTAAAATTAGAGATGTAAAGCCATGTGCATGGAACCTTGGTTTCCAtggagttttctcttcttttcatgtCATCACATTTTGGAAGCTTTGAGTTTGGCATATCCACATATAGACACACTCACCAATATCCATGCTCTATGTGTATGTATATGCTTAAATAATAAACGAAAAGATATACACTCATTAAACGTTATTAgcttccttttaaaaaaaaaaacgttattagCTTAACCGGTtgaaattgttattttcatcgTTTTCGGATCGGACTTGAAATCTCGTTCGGAAAAGAGATTCATACATTCTTTATAAACTCATCATGGTATTAAAAAATGCATATGCATTCACCTTTTTCATATAGAATATTAGGGTAAGCACTTTAGGATATGGGTTGGGTTACTAGAAAAGCTTATTAGGTATGAATCAATGTATTATCATCGTGCATTGAGTCACGACCACTTATAGttattaacctttttttttttctttctaatcacGATAAACGAAATGTACCAAACTCTTTTATTAGAATTATTAATTACAATATCATTGTGTTATAACTTAAAGTTGATAGTAACCATAGATTCAGAAAGCTTTAATTATTTGTGTGATAGAGAGAGCGAAAGATTGCTCGATCAATTCTCTCACGAATGTCGATCCCTTTATTGTacgagtttttgtttttgtttttgtttttttttttttttgcttttgtatacttatttttggtttttgtcgtTGTTTGTAATGAATTCGCGTTACTTCACAGGCCAGCtactatctttttattttatatgccAATTTAATTAATCCGAGGACATGTTCTATTTTAGTTTGgagaaaataaagttaaaaacacTAGCTAATATTAAAAAgactatatactgtatatgtacTAACATATTCAAGCTGTAGAAAAAAAAGGACTCAACTATTCATaacaatactaaaataaatattagcaAACGTATATATGTTTAATCAAATACGTGAAAAATACTCAAATAcgcaaataaataaatctagTAGATGTTTGTTTCAACTATTGCTTAACAAATTAATGTATAGCTAGCTTTCGTAGTTAGTTtgtaaattatttgataaacgTGAAATACTTGAGTCCGCGTAAAAGTTGTCGTTTATGCATGCATGATTTTAAGCTGTATATATAGCATACTACAAggttaaaagaaagaattaacGAAAATTAGTTAGAAATATTGAAAAGTATTAGcataaataaatatggaaaCGATAATCAATCATATGGATAGTCACgcgtaaagaaaaaaaagagaaggatgaAATCATTGGAATACGAAAACGAATCGTTTCATCACAATTAGGCGTAAAGTGAATATGCAGCTCATTCGCCGCagaaagtttttaatttaacttattattttttttaatcataagaACATACTATACAATTTATTATACATTTCTCATCGCTTCCTACAAGGCTACAAATGGCGGTGCACTCTATCTCAAAGTATTACTATATTATGGTATAACCTTTACGGTTGGTACGTATTAATTAAGTTATTAAAGAATTACACAATACCTTTTGGTTTGTGaagttgtttttttatttcatgtttgatttgatttttacaacaaaattgaTCAGATAATAAactgaaaataacattttttcataacaaaatctcaaaatttatGATTCCATTAAGAAGTTAATTAGTCACATAATATCTAGCTATTTCTAGTCTAAATGTGTAGATGTATAATCATTCACCACTTTTTTAAACtcatactccctccatttcaaaatataggatgttttaagcaaaacacgcatattaaaaaatttttacttttaataagttcaaccaatcagaaacaatactacataatataaaatactatactaatctaaaaattacattgaaattttatatattatgaaacaaaaaacttctctaaaatatcttatattttaaaacagagGGAATATAATACATGTGGTTGATTaaactaaaacataaataatcaCATAATGTCCTttgtaattagtttttaaagaattgtgatcttatcttttatttaatgATTGTGATTTTGTAGTCTGCTGGATGGTGTTTATAGTTTAGTGTGTCAatctgtattttattttttccatacTGCTTCTGACCAACCATTAGTATTAAAGAGAATATATGTACTACTACTGCTTATAAAATACACCTATAGTAAAACAGATATGAAAAATGGGTATTTTACTACCATTGCACAAAATGTAATTTAGGATTACGCTCAGAGCATAATTGTAAAGGGAGGGGCCATTCCCGAGATTAGAACAGCTTTTCCCGATTTAACAATTGATTTTGCAACGATAAAAGGACTCTTTTTTATCTATTtctttttacttaatttatctaTATAGCAACTAGTATATGCTCATTAGACCGCATTAAGTAGGTTCCATAGAATCATCTTCGCAATCCGATGATTTTGATTGGTCACATGTATAGTAGTATACTACTAGTAGAGAACAACTGAATAACATAAAAGAGTTCACctttgcgaaaaaaaaaaaaaaaaaacttaatagaGTTCACTACTTCATTGAGTAATTGTAATCACAAGATATTTCAAAATtccaatgtctttttttttctacagaTGTAAAGGAATAATAGTAAAATGAGCTGtgaaatgataaaataatatgagacagtgaaaataagaataagaataacTAGCATTTAAGGAGAAGAAATAAGAATTACAACAGGTCACATGAAATTAAAAACCTtcaaaagaatatgaaaatattaataatcatgtagAAAGGAACAAGAGATCTTGAAGAATCTATAGGagccaaataataataattattaatccATTATATTACATCTCATATTctcattatatacaaaaaatgatTGGCATATTAGAACTCCATAGATTTTCCAAGATCTTGTGAAACTAACTCCCCCATACATAACTCAGAAGTCAGATCTGACTAGCATTATACCTAATAtgcatatacaatatatatatacacacacactaTACAATTAGTGGTTTAAATAATGGACAAAACCTCATAAACTTCAAATTCGAATATATGGATTGTTATTTTGAACTG from the Camelina sativa cultivar DH55 chromosome 12, Cs, whole genome shotgun sequence genome contains:
- the LOC104730458 gene encoding probable indole-3-pyruvate monooxygenase YUCCA8, giving the protein MESMFRLMDHDHQDSTPNRCIWVNGPVIVGAGPSGLATAACLHEQNVPFVVLERADCIASLWQKRTYDRLKLHLPKQFCQLPKMPFPEDFPEYPTKRQFIDYLESYATRFEINPKFNECVQTARFDETSGLWRVKTVSNTESTRTEVEYICRWLVVATGENAERVMPEIEGLSEFSGEVIHACDYKSGEKFAGKKVLVVGCGNSGMEVSLDLANHFAKPSMVVRSSLHVMPREVMGKSTFELAMKMLRWLPLWLVDKILMVLSWMVLGNIEKYGLKRPEMGPMELKSVKGKTPVLDIGAMEKIKSGKIDVVPGIKRFNGNQVELVNGEQLDVDSVVLATGYRSNVPYWLQESEFFAKNGFPKTVADNNGWKGRTGLYAVGFTKKGLSGASMDAVRIAQDIGSVWKLETKQPTKRSTASHRRCISQQF